In the genome of Xanthocytophaga agilis, one region contains:
- a CDS encoding AarF/ABC1/UbiB kinase family protein yields the protein MKSQNNIPATKVERATRFVTTGIKVGGNYIKHYAKKAINPDLSRDELHESNAADIYETLSELKGSALKVAQMMSMDRNLLPKAYSERFQMAQYSAPPLSGPLVIKTFTRYFGKAPQALFDTFAMDASNAASIGQVHQATKNGKKLAVKIQYPGVAQSVKSDLKMVKPFAVRLMNLNEKDVDKYMDEVETKLLEETDYQLELQRSQEISTACGHINGLVFPTYYPEFSSERVLTMDWLEGFHLDDFLKTNPSQEVRNKIGQALWDFYDFQVHILRKVHADPHPGNFLMRPDGTMGVIDFGCVKEIPENYYRNYFTLINPDNLKDPAICDKVFVNLEFLHEQDTPQERKFYSDLFITMIGLLGKPFHTQEFDFGDDAYFQSIYDYAEYLSNLKELRESKVARGSKDSLYINRTYYGLYSMLNQLKAVVRTSSPAWLWQPI from the coding sequence ATGAAATCGCAGAATAATATTCCAGCAACCAAAGTTGAAAGAGCAACCCGGTTTGTTACCACAGGTATTAAAGTTGGAGGAAACTACATTAAGCACTATGCAAAGAAAGCCATCAATCCGGACCTATCCCGTGATGAGCTCCATGAAAGCAATGCAGCTGATATTTATGAAACTCTAAGTGAATTAAAAGGCAGCGCACTAAAAGTAGCACAGATGATGAGTATGGACCGCAATCTGTTACCGAAAGCCTACTCTGAACGATTTCAAATGGCACAATACAGTGCACCTCCTCTATCTGGTCCATTAGTAATCAAAACCTTTACCCGCTACTTCGGCAAAGCGCCTCAAGCATTGTTTGATACGTTTGCGATGGACGCATCCAATGCAGCATCTATTGGTCAGGTACATCAGGCTACAAAAAATGGCAAAAAGCTGGCCGTGAAGATCCAGTATCCGGGGGTAGCTCAAAGCGTTAAGTCAGATCTGAAAATGGTTAAGCCCTTTGCTGTCCGTTTGATGAATCTGAATGAAAAAGATGTAGATAAGTATATGGACGAAGTTGAGACGAAACTTCTGGAAGAGACAGACTATCAACTTGAACTTCAACGTTCTCAAGAAATATCAACAGCCTGTGGCCACATTAACGGTCTGGTATTTCCGACCTACTATCCTGAATTTTCCAGCGAAAGGGTACTTACTATGGACTGGCTGGAAGGTTTCCACCTGGACGACTTTCTTAAAACCAATCCTTCTCAGGAAGTACGTAATAAAATAGGTCAGGCCTTATGGGATTTCTATGACTTTCAGGTCCATATACTACGGAAAGTACATGCAGATCCCCATCCGGGAAACTTTCTGATGCGTCCGGATGGAACGATGGGTGTTATCGACTTTGGTTGTGTCAAAGAGATTCCGGAAAACTATTACCGCAATTATTTCACGCTGATCAATCCTGATAATCTGAAAGACCCGGCTATCTGTGATAAAGTTTTTGTTAATCTGGAATTTTTACACGAACAAGACACGCCTCAGGAACGAAAATTTTATAGTGATTTATTTATTACTATGATTGGCTTGTTGGGCAAACCTTTTCATACCCAAGAGTTTGACTTTGGAGATGATGCTTATTTCCAGTCTATTTATGATTATGCAGAATATCTTTCCAATCTAAAAGAATTAAGAGAATCAAAAGTAGCACGTGGTTCAAAAGATTCTTTATATATTAACCGGACGTATTATGGATTGTATTCCATGCTGAATCAACTGAAGGCAGTAGTTCGCACCAGCAGTCCGGCATGGCTATGGCAACCTATCTGA
- a CDS encoding TetR family transcriptional regulator C-terminal domain-containing protein, with product MNNQELIQKTYIEYLLENGKVPPSPYLLAKLAGIDEKDFYAIYNSLQAVEADIWLQFFQEAKQQTISQEVYERYSVREKLLSFYYTWVEVLKNHRSFVLFAAGTRHLHQETALLSPFKRAFTEYANELITEGRNTGEVVNRPFVTERYADGFWVQALFVLRFWVKDNSAGYELTDAAIEKAVNTSFDFIGKSALDTLFDFGKFLYQTQRAGYGL from the coding sequence ATGAACAACCAAGAACTTATTCAAAAAACCTATATCGAGTACCTTCTTGAAAATGGCAAGGTCCCTCCTTCTCCCTATCTTTTAGCTAAACTAGCCGGAATTGATGAAAAAGATTTTTATGCCATCTACAATTCGCTACAGGCAGTAGAGGCAGATATCTGGCTCCAGTTTTTTCAGGAAGCCAAACAACAAACTATTTCCCAGGAAGTGTATGAACGATATTCTGTCCGTGAAAAACTTCTTTCCTTTTATTATACCTGGGTGGAGGTATTGAAAAATCATCGGAGTTTTGTACTGTTTGCTGCAGGGACCAGACATCTACACCAGGAAACAGCCCTGCTAAGTCCTTTCAAGAGAGCATTTACCGAATATGCAAATGAACTAATTACTGAAGGTCGTAATACAGGAGAGGTTGTAAACAGACCATTTGTGACTGAAAGATATGCTGATGGATTCTGGGTTCAAGCCTTATTTGTACTACGTTTTTGGGTAAAAGACAATAGTGCTGGTTATGAATTGACAGATGCCGCTATAGAAAAAGCAGTAAATACATCGTTTGACTTTATTGGTAAGTCAGCACTGGATACATTGTTTGACTTTGGCAAATTCCTTTATCAGACTCAGCGAGCAGGATACGGACTATAA
- a CDS encoding helix-turn-helix domain-containing protein, with the protein MPFTILQLLLVAGAAQGFLLAFLLVTRRVNPLASRLLGLLIFLISIQTLLVGFDNREFFLRFPHLSKISWLLPSLFGPLLFLFTRKITSEKPIWKRADCIHLVPFIVYFFYLLPYYAKSAAEKSAYLNNFEAALQDDFGFLNQLTNFLHLFYVTLSLFIVKKYQQGILNSFSDITQIRLRWLRQLLLFVLTVMLISVIIFYAKKWNIGWLTQLYRYHYLGVVALIYWIGYKALSQPRIFNQFELPVTHVPEPKKDVSISVVAEEEIPKNKYQKSTLTNDVVDTYLKQLTHLMENEKLYLRQELTIQDLAERTGISRHQLSQLINERLEKNFYDFVNEYRVKEAQRMLVDPKYKHLTTLAISGEAGFNSKATFNAVFKKITGQTPSEYIKSYKEVV; encoded by the coding sequence ATGCCTTTTACAATCTTGCAGTTACTACTTGTTGCCGGTGCTGCTCAAGGATTTCTGTTAGCCTTTTTGCTGGTAACCCGAAGAGTTAATCCTTTGGCAAGTCGTTTATTAGGGTTATTAATTTTTCTAATTTCCATTCAAACGTTATTAGTCGGCTTTGACAATCGGGAATTTTTTCTTCGCTTTCCTCATCTGAGTAAGATATCCTGGCTACTACCCTCTTTGTTTGGTCCATTACTCTTCTTGTTTACCCGAAAAATAACTTCAGAGAAACCAATCTGGAAAAGAGCAGACTGTATTCATCTGGTTCCCTTTATCGTTTATTTCTTTTATCTCTTGCCTTATTATGCAAAATCGGCAGCAGAAAAAAGTGCCTATCTGAATAACTTTGAGGCAGCTCTACAGGACGATTTTGGTTTTTTGAATCAACTAACCAACTTCCTGCATCTGTTTTATGTAACGTTGTCTTTATTTATAGTAAAGAAATACCAGCAGGGTATTCTGAATTCATTCTCTGATATTACTCAAATCCGCCTCCGCTGGCTTCGTCAGCTTCTGCTTTTTGTCTTAACAGTAATGCTTATCTCTGTTATTATTTTTTATGCAAAAAAATGGAATATTGGTTGGCTAACCCAGCTCTATCGCTATCATTATCTTGGTGTTGTAGCCTTAATTTACTGGATTGGCTATAAAGCACTCTCACAGCCTCGCATTTTTAACCAGTTTGAATTGCCAGTCACCCATGTGCCTGAACCCAAAAAAGATGTGTCTATTTCTGTTGTAGCAGAAGAAGAAATACCTAAAAACAAATACCAGAAATCGACATTGACTAATGATGTAGTGGATACCTATCTTAAGCAGTTAACTCATTTGATGGAAAACGAGAAACTGTACCTGCGGCAAGAACTCACCATTCAGGATTTAGCGGAACGAACAGGTATTTCCAGGCATCAATTGTCTCAACTTATCAATGAGCGCCTGGAAAAGAACTTTTATGATTTTGTAAACGAATATCGTGTAAAAGAAGCACAGCGTATGCTTGTTGATCCCAAGTATAAACACTTGACGACATTAGCTATTTCAGGAGAAGCAGGATTTAACTCCAAAGCCACATTCAATGCTGTTTTCAAAAAAATAACCGGACAAACTCCGTCTGAATACATCAAATCATACAAAGAAGTTGTCTGA